From a region of the Pseudomonadaceae bacterium SI-3 genome:
- a CDS encoding flagellar hook-length control protein FliK, translated as MTEIKSTQAIPAAGPARPAVAPADLALKLLQPMQGLLAAGESAEAEVISIKEALQSFQLTLRLTLTNGRQATVETTSPKAATPGAALLITAVSDSRLMATLQPGHRQPQSSIDLSQLPMGSVVQGKVTASQQTQQDGKVLFKVVITLLNSPLAGQKLNVESAMPLTPGSLITARVQGDQSLAFVPLSGRLDQLVLGQQLTAQHGRQGSIEGLLSALGSSSALPDQLRGAAERLLGLVPDMQQLGDTKTLAQALARSGVFLESSLLRGEASNLPTDMKAALLRLIAQLPGLPGGGPLTAAQAGANLGQALPAFARNALGALGQPNPRQLAQNFPLPSRLLPNADEEADLEILLKLAAAAVSRLQTHQLSSLAQTQTNPDGTQVTTWQLEVPMRDQRDIVPLQVKFQREEESQQNRKDKPETLWKVELAFDVAPLGPLQVQAQLLQGSLSSQIWAERSGTAELISAELEHLRQRLVTAGLNVGELACRQGTPPQGPRTSLDQRFVDETA; from the coding sequence ATGACCGAGATCAAAAGCACTCAGGCAATTCCCGCCGCTGGTCCAGCTCGCCCGGCAGTGGCGCCTGCTGACCTCGCGTTGAAATTGCTACAGCCGATGCAGGGACTGCTTGCCGCTGGCGAGAGTGCCGAGGCGGAAGTCATCAGTATCAAGGAGGCGCTGCAGAGCTTTCAGCTGACGCTGCGCCTGACCCTGACCAACGGACGACAGGCAACGGTCGAAACGACCAGCCCGAAGGCTGCCACTCCCGGAGCCGCCCTGCTCATCACCGCCGTGTCCGATTCGCGCCTGATGGCCACGCTGCAGCCCGGCCATCGCCAGCCGCAGAGCAGCATCGATCTTTCGCAACTGCCAATGGGCAGCGTGGTGCAAGGGAAGGTGACGGCCAGCCAGCAGACCCAGCAGGACGGCAAGGTTCTTTTCAAGGTCGTGATCACTCTGCTCAATTCGCCGCTCGCTGGACAGAAGCTCAACGTCGAATCCGCTATGCCGCTCACGCCGGGCAGCCTGATCACAGCACGCGTTCAGGGCGACCAGTCGTTGGCTTTCGTGCCACTGAGTGGCCGCCTCGATCAGTTGGTGCTAGGTCAACAGCTGACCGCGCAGCATGGCCGCCAAGGCTCGATTGAGGGGCTGCTCAGCGCGCTCGGATCCAGCTCGGCTCTGCCCGACCAGTTGCGCGGGGCAGCCGAGCGGCTGCTCGGCCTGGTGCCGGATATGCAACAGCTTGGCGATACCAAGACGTTGGCGCAGGCATTGGCGCGCAGCGGGGTGTTTCTCGAAAGTAGTCTTCTGCGTGGCGAAGCAAGCAATCTGCCGACAGACATGAAAGCCGCTCTGCTACGCCTAATCGCGCAACTACCGGGCCTGCCGGGTGGAGGGCCGCTAACAGCGGCGCAGGCCGGTGCAAACCTCGGCCAGGCTCTGCCGGCTTTCGCCCGTAATGCACTCGGTGCGCTTGGCCAGCCAAATCCGCGCCAGTTGGCGCAAAACTTCCCTTTGCCGAGCCGACTGCTGCCCAACGCCGATGAAGAAGCCGACCTTGAGATCCTGCTAAAACTGGCCGCGGCTGCAGTGTCGCGGCTACAGACACATCAGTTGTCCAGCCTTGCCCAGACGCAGACCAACCCGGACGGTACCCAGGTCACAACCTGGCAGCTTGAGGTACCGATGCGCGACCAGCGCGATATCGTGCCACTGCAGGTGAAATTCCAACGTGAAGAAGAGTCTCAGCAAAACCGCAAGGACAAACCGGAAACGCTGTGGAAGGTCGAGCTCGCATTCGATGTCGCTCCCCTCGGCCCGCTGCAAGTCCAGGCACAATTGCTTCAGGGTAGCCTTTCGAGCCAGATCTGGGCCGAGCGCAGCGGTACCGCCGAGCTGATCTCGGCAGAGCTCGAGCACCTACGCCAACGCCTGGTCACGGCCGGGTTGAATGTCGGCGAACTGGCCTGCCGGCAGGGAACGCCGCCGCAGGGGCCGCGTACTTCATTGGATCAACGCTTCGTGGATGAAACCGCATGA
- a CDS encoding cytochrome c-type biogenesis protein CcmH: MKQLIQGLLLTLCLLGSASAAIDAYEFKNEAERERYRTLVEELRCPKCQNQNIADSNAPIAMDLRREIYRMLEEGQSNEQIVDYLVARYGDFVLYKPPVNAKTLVLWYGPIVLLVIGFAVLAFILIRRRRASDKPASNTLSEAERERLATLLDRKEP; the protein is encoded by the coding sequence ATGAAGCAGCTGATTCAGGGGCTTCTGCTGACGCTGTGTCTGCTGGGCAGCGCGTCGGCTGCGATTGATGCCTACGAGTTCAAAAACGAGGCCGAGCGCGAGCGGTACCGGACGCTGGTGGAAGAGTTGCGCTGTCCGAAGTGCCAGAACCAGAACATTGCCGATTCCAATGCGCCGATCGCCATGGACCTGCGCCGTGAAATCTACCGCATGCTGGAAGAGGGGCAGAGCAACGAGCAGATCGTCGACTACCTGGTCGCCCGTTACGGCGACTTCGTTCTCTACAAACCGCCCGTCAATGCCAAAACGCTTGTTCTCTGGTATGGACCAATTGTCCTGCTGGTGATTGGATTCGCCGTCTTGGCGTTCATCCTGATACGTCGTCGCCGTGCGTCCGATAAGCCCGCGTCGAACACCCTTTCCGAGGCCGAGCGTGAGCGCCTGGCCACGTTGTTGGATAGAAAAGAACCATGA
- the ccmI gene encoding c-type cytochrome biogenesis protein CcmI — translation MIDFWIGAGLLLLAALAFLLLPLLRGRGVQAEEDRTALNVALYQERLGELAAQQAAGTLDSEQLEAGRADAARELLDDTEGTTTTRHNNHLGRAVPLIAAILVPLVGYGLYLHWGASDKLQLAREFTEQPATMEEMVGRLERAVKAQPESAEAWYFLAKTYMNRERPADAATAFEQVIKLAGRQPELLGQWAQALYFAGDRQWSKQLQQLTDEALSGDPHEVTSLGLLGIAAYEEERFAEAIGFWERLVATLPAEDPSRDAIQGGIARAREQLGESAPASVTKPAGEMVAETGAGLTVEVQLAAEVVDKVRPTDAVFIFARALSGPPMPLAVKRITVADLPATVNLSDADAMTPQLRLSNFEQVRLFARVSRDGNATRGEWQGSSEPLAPDDADAVKLTIDQPVAP, via the coding sequence ATGATCGATTTCTGGATAGGTGCAGGCCTGCTGCTGCTGGCCGCCCTGGCGTTCCTGCTGCTGCCGTTGTTGCGTGGGCGTGGTGTACAGGCCGAAGAAGACCGGACGGCGTTGAATGTCGCGCTTTACCAGGAGCGGCTTGGAGAGCTGGCGGCGCAACAGGCGGCCGGAACCCTTGATTCAGAACAGCTCGAGGCCGGGCGCGCCGATGCGGCGCGCGAGTTGCTTGATGACACCGAGGGCACCACCACTACTCGCCACAATAACCATTTGGGTCGGGCTGTGCCGCTGATCGCGGCTATCCTTGTGCCTTTGGTTGGATATGGTCTCTACCTGCACTGGGGTGCGAGCGACAAGCTGCAGTTGGCGCGGGAGTTCACTGAGCAGCCCGCGACGATGGAGGAGATGGTCGGACGGCTGGAGCGTGCCGTGAAGGCTCAGCCCGAGTCTGCGGAGGCCTGGTATTTCCTGGCCAAGACCTATATGAACCGAGAGCGCCCAGCGGATGCTGCTACCGCTTTCGAGCAGGTCATCAAGCTGGCGGGGCGTCAGCCGGAACTCCTGGGTCAGTGGGCGCAGGCGCTCTATTTCGCTGGTGACCGTCAATGGTCCAAGCAGCTGCAGCAGCTGACCGACGAGGCATTAAGCGGTGATCCACACGAGGTCACTAGCCTCGGGCTGTTGGGTATCGCGGCCTACGAAGAAGAGCGGTTCGCGGAGGCGATAGGGTTTTGGGAGCGGTTGGTGGCAACGCTGCCTGCTGAAGATCCATCGCGTGATGCCATTCAGGGCGGTATCGCTCGTGCGCGCGAGCAGCTCGGCGAGTCGGCTCCGGCGAGCGTGACCAAACCGGCCGGCGAGATGGTTGCCGAGACCGGGGCGGGACTGACGGTCGAAGTGCAACTGGCTGCCGAGGTGGTCGACAAGGTTCGACCGACCGATGCCGTATTCATCTTCGCCCGTGCGTTGTCCGGCCCGCCGATGCCCTTGGCTGTGAAACGTATAACGGTTGCCGATTTACCCGCGACGGTTAACTTGAGTGATGCAGATGCAATGACTCCACAGCTTCGATTGTCCAACTTTGAACAAGTCAGATTGTTCGCCCGCGTATCCCGAGATGGGAACGCTACTCGCGGTGAGTGGCAAGGCAGTAGCGAACCGTTGGCGCCGGATGATGCGGATGCGGTCAAGCTGACTATCGACCAACCTGTAGCACCCTGA
- a CDS encoding sulfurtransferase, with amino-acid sequence MLRILMLCLLASPAWLCAAEAPAQVNGAMTVNVYQARQLHALGAVFIDVRPRHEWAWGHVEGAVHMSLAREFFGLSRTEWPRSVPLVVYCNSEVCPASAEAVRLAVAWGYQHVFYFREGYFAWMLADFPQEKGQINSIATLNAQAH; translated from the coding sequence ATGCTGCGCATTCTAATGCTGTGCCTGCTGGCGAGCCCTGCTTGGCTCTGCGCAGCGGAAGCGCCGGCGCAAGTAAATGGCGCAATGACCGTCAATGTTTACCAGGCTCGGCAGCTCCATGCGCTTGGCGCCGTGTTCATCGACGTGCGCCCGCGGCACGAGTGGGCCTGGGGCCACGTTGAGGGCGCGGTGCACATGAGTCTAGCGCGTGAGTTCTTCGGACTGTCGCGGACCGAATGGCCAAGAAGCGTCCCTCTGGTGGTCTACTGCAACAGCGAGGTCTGTCCGGCCAGTGCCGAGGCGGTTCGCCTCGCGGTCGCGTGGGGTTACCAGCACGTGTTTTACTTCCGAGAAGGCTATTTCGCGTGGATGCTGGCTGATTTTCCTCAGGAGAAGGGCCAGATCAACAGCATCGCAACGCTTAATGCCCAGGCCCATTGA
- the ccmD gene encoding heme exporter protein CcmD, whose product MNFSSFSEFIAMGNHGLYVWTSYGISLAVLILNVALPVMARRRYLQDEARRLRREEMK is encoded by the coding sequence ATGAATTTTTCGTCGTTTTCGGAATTCATCGCCATGGGTAACCATGGTCTGTACGTTTGGACGTCCTACGGCATCAGCCTGGCGGTTCTGATTCTCAACGTGGCGCTGCCAGTCATGGCGCGTCGGCGTTATCTGCAAGACGAGGCGCGTCGTTTGCGCCGGGAGGAAATGAAGTGA
- a CDS encoding DUF2802 domain-containing protein, whose translation MIASLVAAVVALALCCLALLGCCIWLFRRQRQQAETQALADAARDQRIKALTTRLDNYLESNVRMGKDLHELSRIVAPLPEKLGQLEQRDPNNFSFSQAAKLVGMGASVDDLTQSCGLSQSEAELMRKLHQARRNRD comes from the coding sequence ATGATCGCGTCGCTGGTAGCGGCGGTCGTTGCGCTTGCCTTGTGCTGCCTCGCATTGCTCGGTTGCTGCATCTGGCTGTTCCGCCGCCAGCGCCAGCAGGCAGAAACGCAAGCGCTCGCAGACGCTGCCCGTGACCAGCGCATCAAGGCGCTCACCACCCGGTTGGATAACTACCTGGAAAGCAACGTTCGGATGGGCAAAGACCTGCATGAGCTGTCGCGCATCGTTGCCCCGTTGCCAGAAAAGCTGGGCCAGCTCGAGCAGCGCGATCCGAACAATTTCTCCTTTTCCCAAGCGGCGAAACTGGTTGGTATGGGTGCCAGCGTCGATGATTTGACGCAATCCTGCGGTCTGTCCCAGTCCGAAGCCGAGCTGATGCGCAAGTTGCATCAGGCGCGCCGCAATCGTGACTAG
- a CDS encoding heme lyase NrfEFG subunit NrfE (cytochrome c-type biogenesis protein; required for the transfer of heme to apocytochrome c), producing the protein MIPELGHLAMILALCLAVVQGTLPLIGAWRGDSQWMGLAQPAAWGQFSFLAFSFACLTYAFMVDDFSVAYVAQNSNSALPWYYKFSAVWGAHEGSLLLWAFILSGWTFAVAIFSRQLPEDMLARVLGVMGLISIGFLLFLIVTSNPFERLLPQAPMDGRDLNPLLQDFGLVVHPPMLYMGYVGFSVAFAFAIAALLGGRLDAAWARWSRPWTLIAWAFLGTGIALGSWWAYYELGWGGWWFWDPVENASFMPWLVGTALIHSLAVTEKRGVFKSWTVLLAIAAFSLSLLGTFLVRSGVLTSVHAFATDPARGVFILAFLLVVIGGSLTLFALRAPVVKSQIGFGLWSRETLLLVNNLLLVVATSMILLGTLYPLLLDALSDTKLSVGPPYFNAMFLPLVGALMLALGVGVLVRWKNTPVKWLIGMLTPVLITSAILGGLGSMLFGDFHWAVLAVCMLAGWVVSAGVRDILDKTRHKGLLKGLRSLAPSYWGMQLAHFGLVVCALGVVLTSQQSDERDLRLAPGESLQLGGYSFVFDGAKHFEGPNFTSDKGTIRVFEGDKQVATLYPEKRLYTVQQMPMTEAGIDAGFTRDLYVALGEPLENGAWAVRVHIKPFVRWIWLGALMMSLGGVLSVSDKRYRVKVRTRVREALGLAQQGA; encoded by the coding sequence ATGATCCCTGAACTCGGTCATCTCGCGATGATTCTGGCGCTGTGTCTGGCCGTTGTGCAGGGCACGCTGCCGCTGATCGGTGCCTGGCGCGGCGACAGCCAATGGATGGGGCTGGCGCAACCGGCCGCCTGGGGCCAGTTTTCATTTTTGGCGTTTTCTTTCGCCTGTCTCACCTATGCCTTCATGGTGGACGATTTCTCCGTTGCTTACGTGGCGCAGAATTCCAACAGCGCTTTGCCCTGGTACTACAAGTTCAGCGCCGTATGGGGCGCACACGAGGGCTCGCTATTACTGTGGGCGTTCATTCTGTCCGGCTGGACCTTCGCGGTTGCGATCTTCTCGCGCCAGTTGCCGGAGGACATGCTGGCGCGGGTGTTGGGTGTAATGGGTCTGATTAGCATCGGCTTTTTGCTGTTCCTGATCGTCACGTCGAATCCGTTCGAGCGGCTGCTGCCGCAGGCGCCGATGGACGGGCGAGATCTCAACCCGCTGCTTCAGGACTTCGGGCTGGTGGTGCATCCACCCATGCTCTACATGGGCTATGTCGGCTTCTCGGTAGCTTTTGCGTTCGCCATCGCCGCATTGCTGGGTGGACGCCTGGACGCGGCCTGGGCGCGCTGGTCGCGTCCCTGGACGTTGATCGCCTGGGCCTTTCTGGGTACCGGTATCGCCCTGGGTTCCTGGTGGGCCTACTATGAGCTCGGCTGGGGCGGCTGGTGGTTCTGGGACCCAGTAGAAAACGCATCCTTCATGCCGTGGTTGGTGGGCACCGCTTTGATCCACTCGCTGGCGGTTACGGAAAAGCGTGGCGTGTTCAAAAGCTGGACCGTCTTGCTGGCAATCGCTGCTTTCTCGCTCAGCTTGCTAGGCACTTTTCTGGTCCGCTCTGGGGTGCTTACGTCGGTACATGCCTTCGCCACCGACCCGGCGCGCGGCGTCTTCATTCTGGCTTTTCTTCTGGTAGTGATCGGCGGCTCGCTCACGCTGTTTGCACTGCGTGCGCCGGTTGTAAAGAGCCAGATCGGTTTTGGCCTGTGGTCGCGTGAAACGCTGCTGCTGGTAAATAACCTGCTGTTGGTTGTTGCCACCTCGATGATTCTGCTGGGCACCTTGTATCCGCTGCTGCTAGACGCACTATCCGATACCAAGCTTTCGGTCGGCCCGCCTTATTTCAACGCGATGTTCCTGCCGCTGGTTGGCGCCCTGATGCTTGCCCTTGGTGTGGGCGTGCTGGTGCGCTGGAAGAACACGCCGGTCAAATGGTTGATCGGCATGCTGACCCCCGTGCTGATCACCAGCGCCATTCTTGGCGGTCTGGGCTCGATGCTCTTCGGTGACTTCCACTGGGCTGTGCTGGCTGTATGCATGCTTGCCGGCTGGGTGGTGAGCGCTGGTGTGCGCGATATCCTCGACAAGACCCGCCACAAGGGATTGCTGAAGGGATTGCGTAGCCTTGCGCCGAGTTACTGGGGCATGCAGCTAGCGCATTTCGGTCTGGTGGTCTGCGCGTTGGGTGTGGTGCTGACGAGTCAGCAGAGCGACGAGCGCGATCTGCGCCTGGCTCCAGGCGAGTCGCTGCAGCTCGGTGGTTACAGTTTCGTGTTCGACGGTGCCAAGCACTTCGAAGGTCCCAACTTCACCTCTGACAAAGGCACCATTCGCGTCTTCGAAGGTGACAAGCAGGTGGCGACACTGTATCCGGAGAAACGCCTCTACACCGTGCAACAGATGCCGATGACCGAAGCGGGCATTGACGCGGGCTTCACTCGGGATCTCTACGTGGCGTTGGGTGAGCCGCTGGAAAACGGTGCTTGGGCGGTCCGGGTGCATATCAAGCCGTTCGTGCGCTGGATCTGGTTAGGTGCGCTGATGATGTCGCTGGGGGGCGTGCTGTCGGTGAGCGACAAACGTTACCGGGTGAAGGTCAGGACCCGTGTACGCGAGGCGCTCGGTTTGGCGCAGCAAGGAGCCTGA
- the ccmB gene encoding heme exporter protein CcmB yields MSNVFTLLLARESRLLFRRPAELANPLVFFAIVIALFPLAVGPESQLLQTISPGLIWVAALLAVLLSLDGLFRSDFEDGSLEQWVVSPHPLALLVLAKVLAHWMFSGLALVLLAPLLGLMLGMPVSALPVLLMSLLLGTPVLSLLGAVGAALTVGLKRGGLLLALLILPLYIPVLILGSGALQAALQGLPALGYLLWLSSLTALAVTLTPFAIAAGLRISVGE; encoded by the coding sequence ATGAGCAACGTCTTTACGCTGTTGCTGGCTCGCGAAAGTCGGCTGTTGTTCCGTCGACCGGCAGAACTGGCCAATCCATTGGTGTTCTTTGCCATCGTCATCGCGCTGTTCCCGCTGGCGGTCGGTCCTGAGTCGCAGCTGTTGCAGACTATTTCGCCCGGGCTGATCTGGGTCGCCGCGTTATTGGCAGTGCTGCTTTCGCTGGACGGCCTGTTTCGCAGTGATTTCGAAGATGGATCGCTTGAGCAGTGGGTCGTTTCGCCGCACCCCTTGGCGCTTCTGGTTCTCGCCAAGGTGCTGGCACACTGGATGTTCTCCGGATTGGCGCTGGTGCTTCTGGCGCCGTTGCTGGGCCTCATGCTGGGCATGCCGGTCAGCGCACTGCCGGTGCTGCTGATGTCGCTGCTGCTAGGTACGCCGGTGCTGAGCCTGTTGGGGGCAGTCGGGGCGGCCTTGACCGTCGGGCTCAAGCGCGGCGGTTTGCTGCTGGCGCTGCTTATCCTCCCGCTATATATCCCCGTTTTGATCCTGGGCAGCGGAGCATTGCAGGCAGCCCTGCAAGGGTTGCCTGCGCTCGGTTATCTGTTGTGGCTTTCCAGCTTGACTGCCCTGGCAGTTACCCTGACACCCTTTGCAATAGCGGCCGGCCTGAGAATCAGCGTCGGCGAATGA
- a CDS encoding flagellar protein FliT → MSAAVKRLEETGNALRDAMAQQDWTAISVLDLQCRQVVEAAMVEPREDDSAIRQRLQELVYLYRELVTTCQSEKQRVADELIQLNQSQQGANIYKLFG, encoded by the coding sequence ATGAGTGCAGCAGTCAAACGTCTTGAGGAAACCGGCAACGCCTTGCGTGACGCCATGGCTCAGCAGGACTGGACAGCGATCAGCGTGCTTGACCTGCAATGCCGTCAAGTTGTTGAGGCTGCGATGGTCGAGCCTCGTGAGGACGACTCAGCAATTCGGCAGCGTCTGCAAGAGCTGGTGTATCTCTACCGTGAACTGGTCACCACTTGTCAGAGCGAGAAGCAGCGTGTTGCGGATGAGCTGATACAGCTCAACCAGTCGCAGCAAGGAGCCAACATTTACAAGTTATTCGGCTGA
- a CDS encoding heme ABC transporter permease — protein sequence MNWTWFHKLGSPKWFYGISGRWLPWLTWAALLLVGVGVVWGLAFAPQDYQQGNSFRIIYIHVPAAFLAQSIYVMLAVAGLVGLVWKMKLADVALQQAAPIGAWMTFIALVTGAVWGKPTWGAWWVWDARLTSMLILLFLYFGIIALGQAITNRDSAAKACAVLSIVGVVNIPIIKYSVEWWNTLHQPATFTVTEKPAMPMEMWLPLLVMVLGFYCFFAVVLLMRMRLEVLRRESRSSWVKAEVKALVGKA from the coding sequence ATGAACTGGACATGGTTCCACAAGCTGGGTTCGCCTAAATGGTTCTACGGCATCAGCGGTCGTTGGCTGCCATGGTTGACCTGGGCCGCATTGTTGTTGGTTGGGGTCGGGGTGGTCTGGGGCTTGGCGTTTGCGCCGCAGGATTATCAGCAGGGCAACAGTTTCCGGATTATCTATATCCACGTTCCGGCAGCGTTTCTAGCACAGTCTATTTATGTGATGCTGGCGGTGGCGGGGCTGGTCGGTCTGGTGTGGAAAATGAAACTGGCCGACGTTGCGCTCCAGCAAGCGGCGCCCATTGGTGCCTGGATGACCTTCATCGCATTGGTCACCGGTGCGGTGTGGGGCAAGCCCACCTGGGGGGCTTGGTGGGTGTGGGATGCACGTCTGACTTCGATGCTGATCCTGCTGTTTCTGTATTTCGGCATCATTGCGCTGGGGCAGGCCATCACCAATCGAGACAGCGCAGCCAAGGCTTGTGCCGTGCTCTCGATCGTGGGAGTAGTGAACATCCCGATCATCAAATATTCGGTGGAATGGTGGAACACGCTTCACCAACCGGCCACCTTCACCGTGACGGAAAAGCCGGCCATGCCGATGGAAATGTGGCTGCCTCTGCTGGTTATGGTGCTGGGCTTTTACTGTTTCTTTGCTGTGGTTCTGCTGATGCGCATGCGCCTCGAGGTGCTACGGCGTGAGTCGAGAAGCAGCTGGGTCAAAGCGGAAGTGAAAGCACTGGTGGGTAAAGCATGA
- a CDS encoding DsbE family thiol:disulfide interchange protein yields the protein MKRLLMLLPLAIFLLVAVFLYRGLFLDPTELPSALIGKPLPSFSLPSVEDPQRVVTAEDIKGKPALVNVWATWCVACKVEHPVLNKLAEQGVVIHGVNYKDDNAAAQKWLKDFHDPYQLNIRDEQGSLGLDLGVYGAPETFFVDKQGIIRHKYVGVIDERVWREQLAALYQQLVDE from the coding sequence ATGAAAAGATTGTTGATGTTGCTACCGCTGGCGATCTTCCTACTCGTCGCCGTGTTTCTTTATCGCGGTCTGTTTCTGGACCCGACCGAGTTGCCATCGGCGTTGATCGGCAAGCCGCTGCCTTCGTTCTCGCTGCCCTCGGTCGAGGATCCCCAGAGGGTCGTTACCGCCGAGGACATTAAGGGCAAGCCAGCGTTGGTTAACGTTTGGGCAACCTGGTGCGTCGCCTGCAAGGTCGAACACCCAGTGTTGAACAAGCTTGCAGAGCAGGGCGTGGTCATCCATGGCGTCAATTACAAGGATGACAATGCGGCAGCGCAGAAATGGCTTAAAGACTTTCACGATCCCTACCAGCTGAACATTCGCGACGAGCAGGGCAGCTTGGGGCTGGATCTGGGTGTGTATGGTGCGCCCGAAACCTTCTTCGTCGACAAGCAGGGCATCATCCGTCACAAGTATGTCGGCGTCATAGACGAGCGTGTTTGGCGTGAACAGCTTGCCGCGCTTTATCAACAACTGGTGGACGAATGA
- a CDS encoding flagellar biosynthesis protein FlhB — translation MTTRTSRQAIALTYDGATAPTLSAKGDDELAEAILAIAREHDVPIYENAELVKLLARLELGDAIPEALYRTIAEIIAFAWYLKGKCPPGFSGPKDTPDVPRLNGPGH, via the coding sequence ATGACCACCCGCACATCGCGCCAGGCCATCGCTCTCACCTATGATGGCGCCACCGCACCAACCCTTTCAGCGAAGGGGGACGACGAATTGGCCGAAGCGATACTGGCTATCGCCCGCGAACACGACGTGCCGATCTACGAAAATGCCGAACTGGTTAAATTGCTGGCGCGCCTGGAACTGGGCGATGCGATTCCGGAAGCGCTCTATCGCACCATCGCCGAGATCATCGCCTTCGCCTGGTACCTGAAAGGCAAATGTCCGCCAGGCTTTAGCGGTCCCAAAGACACACCGGACGTCCCGCGGCTCAATGGGCCTGGGCATTAA
- a CDS encoding cytochrome c maturation protein CcmE codes for MNPVRKKRLFIILAILAGVGVAVTLALSALQENINLFYTPTQIAAGEAPEGTRIRAGGMVEEGSVQRSNDSLTVTFRVTDYAEAVTIQYQGILPDLFREGQGIVALGRVNADGVLVADEVLAKHDENYMPPEVTAALEKSGKSKPYSGGEQEYAK; via the coding sequence GTGAATCCTGTGCGCAAGAAGCGTCTGTTCATCATTCTGGCGATTCTGGCTGGCGTCGGTGTTGCGGTAACGCTGGCATTGTCCGCCCTGCAAGAGAATATCAACCTCTTCTACACACCGACGCAGATCGCGGCAGGCGAAGCGCCTGAAGGCACGCGAATTCGGGCAGGCGGTATGGTCGAAGAGGGCTCGGTACAACGCAGTAACGATTCGCTGACGGTGACCTTTCGTGTCACCGATTATGCCGAAGCGGTCACTATCCAGTACCAGGGGATCTTGCCTGATCTGTTTCGTGAGGGGCAGGGCATCGTTGCCTTGGGGCGCGTGAACGCGGACGGCGTCCTGGTCGCTGACGAAGTGCTGGCCAAGCATGACGAAAACTACATGCCGCCTGAAGTCACCGCAGCGCTGGAGAAAAGTGGCAAGAGCAAGCCCTACAGCGGTGGCGAGCAGGAGTACGCGAAATGA
- a CDS encoding heme ABC transporter ATP-binding protein CcmA, whose protein sequence is MSSPFLETVALSCERDWRLLFERLDLQIVKGEMLQIAGPNGSGKTSLLRLLSGLMQPTAGEVLLQGKTLESQRGELARNLLWIGHAAGIKGLLSAEENLTWLCALHQPASRDAIWQALDAVGLRGFEDVPCHTLSAGQQRRVGLARLYLSPPPLWILDEPFTALDKGGVAQLERHLATHCEQGGMVVLTTHHSLVEKPAGFREIDLGQRAV, encoded by the coding sequence GTGTCCAGTCCCTTTCTTGAAACTGTGGCGCTTTCCTGCGAGCGAGACTGGCGCCTGCTGTTCGAGAGGTTAGACCTGCAGATCGTCAAAGGGGAAATGTTGCAGATCGCCGGCCCCAATGGCAGTGGCAAGACGAGCTTGCTGCGGTTGCTGTCTGGCTTGATGCAGCCAACCGCCGGGGAGGTCTTGCTACAGGGGAAAACGCTAGAAAGCCAGCGCGGCGAATTGGCCCGCAATTTGTTGTGGATCGGTCATGCGGCTGGCATCAAGGGCTTGCTAAGCGCCGAGGAAAATCTCACCTGGCTATGCGCATTGCATCAGCCGGCGTCGCGTGATGCGATCTGGCAGGCGCTTGATGCTGTGGGGCTGCGCGGTTTCGAAGACGTGCCCTGCCATACGCTCTCCGCCGGTCAACAACGCCGGGTTGGGTTGGCCCGGCTGTACCTATCGCCGCCCCCTTTGTGGATTCTTGATGAGCCCTTCACGGCGCTCGATAAGGGTGGCGTGGCCCAGCTTGAACGGCATCTGGCGACCCACTGCGAACAAGGCGGCATGGTCGTGCTGACCACTCATCATTCGCTCGTTGAGAAACCCGCGGGCTTCCGCGAGATCGATCTGGGGCAGCGAGCCGTATGA